The Myxococcales bacterium genome has a segment encoding these proteins:
- the dnaE gene encoding DNA polymerase III subunit alpha — MPEFTHLHLHTQYSLLDGAIRVDELFPRVLERGMKSVAMTDHGNLFGAIHFYETAKAHGVKPIFGCETYVAPDRLDKTERKSNHLILLAKNEVGWKNLSYLNSMGFLEGFYFNPRIDKKLLREHHEGLIGLSACLGGEVAQTLTRKGPEAAETVAREYDDIFGRGNFFLEMMPNGLEEQEQVNGHLVEMSKKTDIPLIATNDCHYVDRRDARPHEILLCVQQKRTINDEKRLKHTSDAYWVKSPAEMESYFKHIPEALENAARIGEMCKVEFDLKQNHLPRYKVPEGYDANSYVRKISEDGLRQRLDAAVKLGLKIDGDQYLQRLELELGVIEKMGFSGYFLIVWDFINYAKQHGIPVGPGRGSGAGSLVAYCMRITDIDPLQHKLLFERFLNPERISMPDFDVDFCMNRRDEVIGYVADKYGKNNVGQIVTMHQLKARSCIRDVARAMGLPPSEGNKVAALVPEPIQGKSPPIAKAIEQEPRLKELYDGDFRELLETAKVLEGLNRHAGKHAAGVVIGELPLWQYVPCFKPAGEEGIVTQFNMTDVEKVGLIKFDFLGLKTLTVIQTAVDLANRHRGTVGEAPLDMAALPLDDVEVYKMISAADVTGVFQLESSGFRELLKKLKPDCFEDIVAAGALYRPGPLEGGMVDDFIERKHGRKVVEYMHPCLEPILKDTYGVIVYQEQVMQIASAMAGYSLGGADLLRRAMGKKKAEVMEKEKAKFLQGAETKEVDHKIAEAVFDLMAKFAGYGFNRSHSAAYGLLTYQTAYLKRYYPVEFFAALMSCDKDSTESVVKFIAEAREQGIAVERPDVNESEADFTVVPAGPAAAEVPSDRANGQGKAPPRKRGVGVDGSRAIRFGLGAVKGVGSGAVESVLAARKQGGAFLSVFDFCNRADMRKVNRKVLEQLLKSGAFDGVAEKNGVSRGRLFHALGPAIDRASSAQKERESGQTNLLALLGGGGKGAAEPVDDTYVDGDEWAPAEVLAHEKESLGFYISGHPLDRFAGEVRRFANATTANCMSRGPRAEVTLAGVVNDYQERQAKSGNGKYAFFKLEDPFGQVEFSVSAMKINDFRDVLAAGEPVLVRGTVEASFGDETVRERLRFLDAKLLSMVRSENSRLMEIRVNVDTVREEDLSTLERLLRQHEGPCKTRLLLEIPQRSQTVIELPDEYRVAVEEDLLNRIEQLFGPHTAVLR, encoded by the coding sequence ATGCCCGAATTCACGCACCTTCACTTGCACACCCAGTACAGCTTGCTCGACGGGGCGATCCGCGTGGACGAGCTGTTCCCGCGGGTGCTCGAGCGGGGCATGAAGTCCGTCGCCATGACGGATCACGGCAACCTCTTCGGGGCCATTCACTTCTACGAAACCGCCAAGGCTCACGGGGTCAAGCCGATCTTCGGCTGCGAGACCTACGTGGCGCCCGATCGCCTCGACAAGACCGAGCGCAAGAGCAACCACCTCATCCTGCTCGCGAAAAACGAGGTGGGTTGGAAGAACCTCTCGTACCTCAACTCGATGGGCTTCCTCGAGGGCTTCTACTTCAACCCGCGCATCGACAAAAAGCTCCTGCGCGAGCACCACGAGGGGCTGATCGGTCTTTCGGCGTGTCTGGGCGGTGAGGTGGCGCAAACCCTCACGCGCAAGGGCCCCGAAGCCGCCGAGACCGTCGCCCGCGAATACGATGACATCTTCGGTCGGGGAAACTTCTTCCTCGAGATGATGCCGAATGGCCTGGAAGAGCAAGAGCAGGTCAATGGCCACCTGGTGGAGATGTCGAAGAAGACCGACATTCCGCTCATCGCCACGAACGATTGTCACTACGTGGACCGCCGGGACGCCCGGCCGCACGAGATCCTGCTCTGCGTTCAACAAAAGCGCACGATCAACGACGAAAAGCGGCTCAAGCACACCTCGGATGCCTACTGGGTGAAGAGCCCCGCCGAGATGGAGTCTTACTTCAAGCACATCCCCGAGGCGCTCGAGAATGCGGCGCGCATCGGGGAGATGTGCAAGGTCGAGTTCGACCTGAAACAAAACCACCTGCCGCGCTACAAGGTGCCCGAGGGCTACGACGCCAACAGCTACGTACGCAAGATCTCCGAGGATGGCCTGAGACAACGCCTCGACGCCGCCGTCAAGTTGGGTCTCAAGATCGACGGCGACCAGTACCTGCAAAGGCTCGAGCTCGAGCTGGGTGTCATCGAGAAGATGGGGTTCTCCGGGTACTTCCTCATCGTGTGGGATTTCATCAACTACGCCAAACAGCATGGAATTCCCGTGGGCCCGGGGCGTGGCTCGGGGGCCGGATCGCTCGTGGCCTACTGCATGCGTATCACCGACATCGATCCGCTGCAGCACAAGCTGCTCTTCGAGCGCTTCTTGAACCCCGAGCGCATCTCGATGCCCGACTTCGACGTCGACTTCTGCATGAACCGGCGAGACGAGGTGATCGGCTACGTCGCCGACAAGTACGGCAAAAACAACGTCGGCCAGATCGTGACCATGCACCAACTCAAGGCGCGCAGCTGCATCCGCGACGTGGCGCGCGCCATGGGCCTGCCGCCCTCGGAGGGAAACAAGGTGGCCGCGTTGGTCCCCGAGCCCATCCAGGGGAAGAGCCCCCCCATCGCCAAGGCCATCGAACAAGAGCCGCGTCTCAAAGAGCTCTACGATGGTGACTTCCGCGAGCTTTTGGAGACGGCGAAAGTGCTCGAGGGCCTCAATCGCCACGCGGGCAAGCACGCGGCCGGCGTGGTGATCGGTGAGCTGCCCTTGTGGCAATACGTGCCCTGCTTCAAGCCGGCGGGCGAAGAGGGCATCGTCACCCAGTTCAACATGACCGACGTGGAGAAAGTCGGTCTCATCAAGTTCGACTTTCTCGGCCTCAAGACGCTCACGGTGATCCAAACGGCCGTGGACTTGGCCAACAGGCACCGCGGGACCGTGGGCGAGGCGCCTCTCGACATGGCGGCCTTGCCCCTCGACGACGTCGAGGTTTACAAGATGATCTCGGCGGCCGACGTCACGGGCGTGTTCCAGCTCGAAAGTTCGGGCTTCCGCGAGCTGCTCAAAAAGCTCAAGCCCGACTGCTTCGAGGACATCGTGGCCGCGGGCGCGCTTTACCGTCCGGGCCCTCTCGAGGGCGGCATGGTCGATGACTTCATCGAGCGCAAGCATGGGCGCAAGGTCGTCGAGTACATGCACCCCTGCCTCGAGCCCATCCTCAAGGACACCTACGGGGTCATCGTCTATCAAGAACAGGTGATGCAGATCGCCTCGGCCATGGCCGGCTACAGCCTGGGGGGCGCCGATCTGCTTCGGCGTGCCATGGGCAAAAAGAAGGCCGAGGTCATGGAGAAGGAAAAGGCCAAGTTCCTTCAGGGCGCCGAGACGAAAGAGGTCGATCACAAGATCGCGGAGGCAGTGTTCGACCTCATGGCCAAGTTCGCGGGCTACGGCTTCAACCGCAGCCACTCGGCGGCGTACGGCCTGCTCACGTACCAGACGGCTTACCTCAAGCGCTACTACCCGGTCGAGTTCTTTGCGGCGCTCATGTCGTGCGACAAAGACTCGACCGAGTCCGTCGTGAAGTTCATCGCCGAGGCCCGGGAACAGGGGATCGCCGTCGAGCGGCCCGATGTCAACGAGTCAGAGGCCGACTTCACGGTGGTGCCTGCGGGCCCCGCTGCGGCCGAGGTTCCCAGCGATCGAGCCAACGGCCAGGGCAAGGCGCCCCCACGCAAGCGCGGGGTGGGCGTTGATGGATCGCGGGCCATTCGCTTCGGGCTTGGCGCCGTCAAGGGGGTGGGGTCTGGCGCGGTCGAGTCCGTCCTGGCCGCGCGCAAACAAGGTGGAGCGTTTCTCTCGGTCTTCGACTTTTGCAATCGAGCCGACATGCGCAAGGTCAACCGGAAGGTGCTCGAGCAGCTGCTCAAGTCTGGCGCTTTCGACGGCGTGGCCGAAAAAAACGGGGTCAGCCGCGGCCGCCTCTTCCATGCGCTCGGCCCGGCGATCGATCGCGCGTCCTCGGCGCAAAAAGAACGCGAGAGCGGCCAAACCAACCTCCTGGCGTTACTCGGCGGGGGCGGGAAGGGGGCGGCAGAGCCCGTCGACGACACCTACGTCGACGGTGACGAGTGGGCGCCCGCCGAGGTGCTGGCCCACGAAAAGGAAAGTTTGGGTTTTTACATCAGCGGCCATCCGCTCGATCGCTTCGCGGGCGAGGTGCGCCGCTTCGCCAACGCCACCACGGCCAACTGCATGAGCCGCGGCCCGCGCGCCGAGGTGACCCTGGCGGGGGTCGTGAACGACTATCAGGAGCGCCAGGCCAAGAGCGGCAACGGAAAATACGCCTTCTTCAAGCTCGAGGACCCCTTCGGTCAGGTCGAGTTCTCGGTGAGCGCGATGAAGATCAACGATTTTCGCGACGTGCTCGCGGCGGGCGAGCCGGTGTTGGTCCGGGGGACGGTCGAGGCGTCGTTCGGTGACGAAACCGTTCGCGAGCGGCTCCGGTTTCTCGACGCCAAGCTCTTGTCGATGGTGCGGTCCGAAAATAGCCGGCTCATGGAGATCCGGGTCAACGTCGACACCGTGCGCGAGGAAGACTTGAGCACGCTCGAGCGCCTGCTGCGCCAGCACGAGGGGCCCTGCAAGACCAGGCTTCTGCTCGAGATCCCCCAACGCAGCCAAACCGTCATCGAATTGCCCGACGAGTACCGGGTGGCTGTCGAAGAAGATTTGCTGAACCGCATCGAACAGCTTTTCGGACCCCACACCGCTGTTCTAAGATGA
- a CDS encoding PEGA domain-containing protein: protein MFRVLCSTALRVAVWLGFVWGGLVASNDAWAQGTPHRRTVVLRFDFEGSVNEVSRDQLVRRLFEGLASASFEVFSADETVARLYESSPQLKACEDAACFRQIAATLGAHFLVIGKVEAKRRDYAINLRLVYGRTGEVLASASERCDVCGIQEAGDTVNVAAAALRAGLDKVEAPAQVTFETSPSGALVEVDGKPLGFTPLSHEISAGVHEIVITKPGYVPATRTIEIQPGSTQIVTLGLTAQPGPFSSGAWRAAGWISLGAGILAIAGGAYLSSLQGDPTDCDAMGMNCLEKFENRLVSGLLIGGGAAMVSVGGFVLFVAPSVARSSVSASGAAHQRSSSWQLVLRGQF, encoded by the coding sequence ATGTTTCGCGTACTGTGTTCCACGGCCCTACGGGTGGCGGTCTGGTTGGGGTTCGTCTGGGGCGGCCTGGTCGCCAGCAATGACGCATGGGCTCAAGGCACGCCTCACCGGCGCACGGTGGTGCTGCGTTTCGACTTCGAGGGCTCGGTCAACGAGGTCAGCCGGGACCAACTGGTCCGCCGGTTGTTCGAGGGTCTGGCTTCCGCCTCCTTCGAGGTGTTTTCGGCTGACGAAACCGTCGCGAGGCTTTACGAGAGCTCGCCGCAGCTCAAGGCCTGTGAGGACGCAGCCTGCTTCAGGCAGATCGCAGCCACCCTTGGGGCCCACTTCCTCGTCATCGGCAAGGTCGAGGCCAAACGGCGCGACTACGCTATCAACTTGCGGCTCGTCTACGGCCGCACGGGCGAGGTGCTGGCGAGTGCCTCCGAGCGTTGCGACGTCTGCGGTATCCAGGAAGCCGGGGACACCGTGAACGTGGCCGCCGCGGCTTTGCGTGCAGGGCTCGATAAGGTCGAGGCCCCCGCCCAGGTCACTTTCGAGACGTCTCCCTCCGGGGCGCTCGTCGAAGTCGACGGCAAGCCGCTCGGGTTCACGCCGCTTTCCCACGAGATCAGCGCAGGGGTACACGAGATCGTGATCACGAAACCCGGCTACGTGCCCGCGACCCGCACGATCGAGATTCAGCCCGGCTCCACTCAAATCGTTACGCTCGGCCTCACGGCACAGCCAGGTCCGTTCAGCTCGGGCGCCTGGCGGGCGGCCGGGTGGATCTCCCTCGGCGCCGGGATCCTCGCCATCGCAGGGGGCGCCTACTTGTCGTCGCTCCAGGGCGACCCGACGGATTGCGACGCCATGGGAATGAACTGCCTTGAAAAGTTCGAGAACCGCCTGGTCTCAGGTCTGCTGATTGGCGGCGGAGCTGCCATGGTCTCGGTCGGAGGCTTCGTGCTCTTCGTGGCTCCCTCCGTCGCGCGCAGCAGCGTGTCCGCAAGCGGCGCAGCCCACCAACGATCAAGCTCCTGGCAGCTTGTCCTCCGGGGCCAGTTCTGA
- a CDS encoding phosphatase PAP2 family protein, with protein sequence MKLDLPAIGAAPPRSSSRTGTLSPSVGLMLASALALATAILGGFGAVGVWNARRAASGFPFRSLATSWDHAIPTVSGWVWVYVTYFPSLLLPFAFRRFRREQSVFLRVCAGYVLQLVVCLPLFALPYRIWHRPTAAVGLSDWMLATIHRIDPGFNVFPSMHVSFVSYLACVGTHLCGARVGAALWGFCALIMASTLFTKQHYLVDLPTGLLVGVAIFALVFWSGYSPFQKRTGPVSQ encoded by the coding sequence ATGAAACTCGATCTCCCCGCGATCGGGGCTGCGCCTCCGCGCTCGTCCTCTCGCACTGGTACGCTCTCCCCCTCGGTGGGGCTCATGCTGGCCTCAGCCCTTGCGCTCGCCACAGCGATTTTGGGTGGATTCGGAGCCGTCGGCGTTTGGAACGCGCGCCGGGCCGCATCCGGGTTTCCTTTCCGCTCCCTGGCCACCTCCTGGGATCACGCGATTCCTACGGTTTCCGGGTGGGTCTGGGTGTACGTCACGTACTTCCCGTCCTTGTTGCTCCCCTTCGCGTTTCGGCGCTTCCGTCGCGAGCAGAGCGTGTTTCTGCGCGTGTGTGCGGGATACGTGCTCCAGCTCGTCGTCTGCTTGCCGCTCTTCGCGCTGCCGTACCGCATCTGGCACAGGCCCACGGCGGCCGTTGGACTTTCGGACTGGATGTTGGCCACCATCCATCGCATCGATCCTGGATTCAACGTCTTCCCCAGCATGCACGTGAGCTTCGTCAGCTACCTGGCCTGCGTGGGCACCCACCTCTGCGGCGCGCGCGTGGGGGCCGCCTTGTGGGGCTTCTGTGCCCTCATCATGGCGAGCACCCTCTTCACGAAGCAGCACTATCTCGTCGACCTGCCCACCGGGCTCTTGGTCGGTGTGGCGATCTTCGCTCTGGTCTTCTGGAGCGGCTACTCACCCTTCCAGAAGCGAACGGGACCGGTATCGCAGTGA
- a CDS encoding DUF882 domain-containing protein — MTLTAVLAAWLMVGLPRDGAPEFGTTCQVEPAQGGGLGDASALSTVPLLHAFLPRRPDSRLLSKKAAWLAEKAARPNVRLTDAELAAARTHPRAAPSPSRRADPFAAPLPPAGTRVVPLTTLFSVRLKEAVAVLPGRPMYEAFAELLRDHYTNQQTDVDAALLSAVTRAAIAFRAPRVEVISGYRSAKYNLSLRKKGREVARSSQHCEGRAVDFRLRGVSTRDLWRFVRGLRLGGVGYYPHSRFVHCDTGPVRFWKGE, encoded by the coding sequence ATGACTCTGACGGCGGTGCTGGCGGCATGGCTCATGGTTGGCCTGCCCCGCGATGGCGCGCCCGAGTTTGGCACGACCTGCCAGGTGGAGCCTGCGCAGGGCGGGGGCCTGGGGGACGCTTCGGCGCTTTCAACTGTCCCCCTGCTGCATGCGTTCCTGCCCCGAAGGCCCGACTCCCGCCTGCTGTCGAAAAAGGCCGCCTGGCTCGCGGAGAAGGCCGCACGGCCCAACGTCCGGCTCACCGACGCCGAGCTCGCAGCCGCCCGCACACACCCGCGCGCCGCTCCCTCACCGTCCCGGCGCGCAGATCCCTTCGCAGCGCCCTTACCGCCCGCCGGTACCCGCGTGGTGCCGCTCACCACCCTCTTCAGCGTGCGCCTGAAAGAGGCCGTGGCCGTGCTGCCCGGGCGCCCCATGTACGAAGCCTTCGCAGAGCTGCTGAGAGACCACTACACGAACCAGCAGACCGACGTGGACGCTGCGCTGCTCTCGGCGGTGACCCGGGCGGCAATCGCCTTTCGGGCGCCGCGCGTGGAGGTGATCTCGGGATACAGGTCTGCAAAGTACAACCTGTCACTACGCAAAAAGGGCCGCGAGGTGGCCCGGAGCAGCCAGCACTGCGAGGGCCGCGCCGTGGACTTTCGCCTGCGCGGCGTGAGCACGCGCGACCTGTGGCGCTTCGTGCGCGGGCTTCGCCTCGGCGGGGTGGGATATTACCCTCACTCCCGCTTCGTTCACTGCGATACCGGTCCCGTTCGCTTCTGGAAGGGTGAGTAG
- the larE gene encoding ATP-dependent sacrificial sulfur transferase LarE, which translates to MTPALSSKYEALRQAIARCESAVVCFSGGVDSALLLKVAHDVLGEHCVALTAVSVTMAESEKADAVALAQEMGAAHVVMASNELERPGFAENPVDRCYHCKAELMDLARPLADARGFRAVLLGTNVDDLGDHRPGLSAANERGAFHPMVEAGLTKPEVRALSQALGLRTWDKPQLACLSSRFPYGTSITEDRLRQVDGFEDGLRALGFRQLRVRYHGEVARVELEPGDMPRALAAGTREAIVALGKRQGFTFVALDLAGFASGSLNQLVGLRRRPSPPAQDA; encoded by the coding sequence ATGACGCCCGCACTGTCCTCGAAATACGAAGCCCTTCGGCAGGCCATTGCCCGCTGCGAATCTGCGGTGGTTTGTTTTTCGGGGGGCGTCGATTCGGCCCTGCTGTTGAAGGTGGCGCACGACGTCCTTGGCGAACACTGCGTGGCCTTGACCGCCGTTTCGGTGACCATGGCCGAAAGTGAAAAGGCGGACGCAGTCGCCCTGGCCCAAGAGATGGGCGCGGCCCACGTGGTCATGGCGTCGAACGAGCTCGAGCGGCCTGGCTTCGCCGAAAATCCGGTAGACCGATGCTATCACTGCAAGGCCGAGCTCATGGATCTCGCGCGGCCCCTGGCCGACGCGCGCGGTTTTCGGGCCGTCTTGCTGGGCACGAACGTGGACGATCTCGGGGACCACCGGCCCGGGTTGTCGGCGGCCAACGAACGGGGGGCGTTTCACCCCATGGTGGAGGCGGGCCTCACAAAGCCCGAGGTGCGCGCGCTCTCTCAAGCCTTGGGACTTCGCACCTGGGACAAGCCGCAGCTGGCATGTTTGTCGTCCCGCTTCCCCTACGGCACCTCCATCACCGAAGATCGCCTTCGGCAGGTGGACGGCTTCGAGGACGGGCTGCGGGCGTTGGGGTTTCGTCAGCTGCGCGTGCGCTACCACGGCGAGGTGGCCCGGGTCGAGCTCGAGCCCGGCGACATGCCCCGCGCCCTGGCGGCGGGCACCCGGGAGGCGATCGTGGCACTGGGCAAGCGACAAGGCTTCACCTTTGTGGCACTGGATCTGGCGGGGTTCGCCTCGGGCTCTCTGAATCAGCTCGTGGGCCTGCGCCGCCGGCCTTCCCCCCCGGCCCAGGACGCGTAA
- the thiI gene encoding tRNA 4-thiouridine(8) synthase ThiI, giving the protein MTDSQVEYTTLLARYGELFLKAGNRSRFERQLERNIRRALAGTEATVQSPHGRLVVRTSPAFFADVEARLRKVFGLVSISPVACPPADLEAIAETGLQVANAVVTAEPALRRSFKVQTRRSNKRFPHRSYDVSCAVGNRIAAATGIPVDVKAPAFTVGVEISPGGVFVFAESRACPGGLPVATAGKALLLLSGGIDSPVAAYLAAKRGLALEGIYFHSPPFVGEKTLDKVMSLARVLRGWDAMSAVWVVPFTDVQKKLREAGRADMAVVLYRRMMMRIADRVADRIHADGLVTGETLSQVASQTITNLTTIEAAARRVVLRPLLTYDKVETIALAKRIGTFDLSTLPYDDCCALFVPPNPATGARVKDAEKSEAKLDLDALADEAADAATRMTL; this is encoded by the coding sequence TTGACGGATTCCCAGGTCGAATACACCACGTTGCTGGCTCGTTATGGCGAGCTCTTTCTCAAGGCCGGCAACCGCTCGCGCTTCGAGCGGCAACTCGAGCGGAACATCCGGCGCGCACTCGCCGGAACGGAGGCCACGGTGCAAAGCCCCCACGGACGCCTCGTGGTGCGCACCAGCCCCGCCTTCTTCGCTGACGTGGAGGCCCGGCTGCGCAAGGTGTTCGGCCTGGTATCGATCTCGCCCGTGGCGTGCCCCCCTGCGGACCTCGAGGCGATCGCGGAGACAGGCCTTCAGGTGGCCAACGCCGTGGTGACGGCCGAGCCCGCGCTCCGACGAAGCTTCAAGGTCCAGACCCGAAGGTCGAACAAGCGCTTCCCCCACCGCTCCTACGATGTGAGCTGCGCGGTAGGTAACCGCATCGCCGCGGCGACGGGGATCCCCGTGGACGTCAAGGCCCCCGCCTTCACGGTGGGGGTAGAGATCAGCCCCGGGGGCGTGTTCGTGTTCGCCGAGAGCCGTGCGTGCCCAGGGGGACTGCCCGTGGCCACGGCGGGCAAGGCACTTTTGCTGCTTTCGGGGGGAATCGACTCTCCCGTGGCGGCCTATCTTGCGGCCAAGCGCGGTCTGGCCCTCGAAGGGATCTACTTCCATTCGCCACCGTTCGTGGGCGAAAAGACCCTGGACAAGGTGATGTCCCTCGCGCGGGTCCTCAGGGGCTGGGACGCGATGTCGGCCGTGTGGGTGGTGCCCTTCACCGACGTGCAGAAGAAGCTCCGGGAGGCGGGCCGCGCCGACATGGCGGTGGTGCTCTACCGGCGCATGATGATGCGCATCGCCGATCGTGTGGCCGACCGCATCCATGCCGACGGGCTCGTGACGGGCGAGACCCTGTCTCAGGTGGCGAGCCAAACGATCACCAACCTGACCACCATCGAAGCGGCCGCGCGTCGCGTGGTGCTGCGGCCCTTGCTGACGTACGACAAGGTGGAGACCATCGCTCTTGCGAAGCGGATCGGCACCTTCGACCTTAGCACCCTGCCCTACGACGATTGTTGCGCCCTGTTCGTGCCGCCGAACCCGGCGACGGGCGCGCGGGTCAAGGACGCCGAGAAGAGCGAAGCCAAACTGGACCTGGACGCGCTGGCCGACGAGGCCGCGGACGCCGCCACACGCATGACGCTGTGA
- a CDS encoding cysteine desulfurase, with translation MVYLDNAASTPVHPDALRALSDAAGAHPANPSAAHGLGAAAARALEASREAVAAWLRARARDLVFTSGGTEANALGLLGSARAQRKRHIVCTGIEHPSVLRNLERLEAEGFEVVRVSPSSDGVVPAERVLEAVTSETALVAMMWVNNELGTRQPVEAVARGLRALPHPVALHVDAVQGAPFLRLDVGALGASTVAVSGHKLHAPKGVGALWVHPEHRLAPLWEGGGQETGLRSGTENLPGCAGFATAVRLLTQDLAETRERVAHLRDTFEREVARDVPRARPTVPPDSPRAPHVSSLRIADLPAEPLLHALEGRGVYASAGSACASKRRGQSPTLALLGIPERDAVLRFSFSRLSKESDVHEAIGALVGALDDLRFMRLMAPRRRSR, from the coding sequence ATGGTCTACCTGGACAACGCTGCCTCCACGCCGGTGCATCCGGACGCGTTGCGCGCGCTGTCCGATGCGGCGGGCGCGCACCCCGCGAACCCCAGCGCCGCCCACGGTCTGGGCGCGGCCGCGGCCCGCGCCCTCGAGGCTTCACGGGAGGCGGTTGCGGCCTGGTTGCGGGCGCGGGCGCGGGACCTGGTGTTCACGAGTGGGGGGACCGAAGCCAACGCCCTCGGCCTTCTGGGAAGCGCCCGCGCGCAGCGTAAGCGGCACATCGTGTGTACCGGCATCGAACACCCCTCCGTGCTGCGCAACCTGGAGCGCCTCGAGGCGGAGGGCTTCGAGGTGGTGCGGGTGTCCCCCTCGAGCGACGGCGTGGTGCCCGCCGAACGAGTCCTGGAAGCGGTCACCTCCGAGACGGCCTTGGTGGCCATGATGTGGGTCAACAACGAGCTCGGCACGCGCCAGCCCGTGGAGGCCGTGGCGCGAGGTCTGCGGGCGCTGCCGCACCCGGTGGCCCTGCACGTGGATGCCGTGCAAGGAGCTCCGTTTCTGCGCCTCGACGTGGGCGCGCTCGGCGCAAGCACGGTGGCCGTCTCGGGGCACAAGCTGCACGCGCCGAAGGGGGTGGGCGCCCTGTGGGTGCATCCGGAGCACCGCCTGGCGCCACTGTGGGAGGGGGGCGGGCAAGAGACCGGGCTGCGTTCCGGCACGGAGAACCTGCCTGGCTGTGCGGGCTTTGCGACCGCCGTGCGCCTGTTGACACAGGACCTCGCCGAGACCCGAGAGCGCGTGGCCCATCTGCGCGACACCTTCGAGCGGGAGGTGGCGCGCGACGTGCCGCGCGCCCGCCCGACGGTTCCGCCCGACTCACCCCGGGCTCCCCACGTCAGCAGCCTTCGGATCGCTGACCTGCCGGCCGAGCCCTTGCTCCACGCGCTCGAGGGCCGCGGGGTCTACGCATCGGCCGGCTCCGCCTGTGCCTCGAAGCGCCGGGGGCAAAGCCCCACGCTGGCGTTGCTGGGCATTCCCGAGCGCGACGCCGTGCTGCGCTTTTCTTTTTCGCGTCTTTCGAAGGAGAGCGACGTGCACGAGGCCATCGGCGCTCTCGTCGGGGCGCTTGACGACCTTCGCTTCATGCGCCTCATGGCCCCCCGCAGGAGATCGCGTTGA
- the hemW gene encoding radical SAM family heme chaperone HemW — translation MPWPPKPSAGPDPSEGALAPGRPLGVYVHVPFCSARCPYCDFAIDVRRQIPHERYAEAVIRELEAKASWFQAADAGPLVSLYFGGGTPALWAPEAIARVVKAVARAFGLSDQAVQALEVTIEANPGEIDASGLAALRRAGANRVSFGIQAFDGELLNALGRTHSVAQAREVVGLARRAGFARVACDLMFGVPHQTPALWAESLTQMVALGPDHVSCYALTVEPFTPFGHREKRGELRRPDDDQVADLFEQAQEALAGAGYRHYEVSSYARPGAEAVHNTLYWTQGAYLGLGCAAASFRPLAAGGGFRFINPRATETYLRAAASMNGRVAPAKGEWRPPEALEEEAVWLALRTAQGLDRRLHALRFGSDPLESPARAQVAAGLVSAGWLTVTDLVVAPTARGLMFADELATRLWG, via the coding sequence ATGCCTTGGCCCCCGAAGCCCTCTGCGGGGCCCGACCCTTCGGAGGGAGCGCTTGCACCGGGGCGCCCCCTGGGGGTCTACGTGCACGTCCCGTTCTGCAGTGCCCGCTGCCCGTACTGTGATTTCGCCATCGACGTGCGGCGGCAGATCCCTCACGAGAGGTACGCCGAGGCCGTCATCCGCGAACTCGAGGCCAAAGCTTCCTGGTTTCAGGCCGCAGACGCGGGCCCCCTGGTGTCGCTCTACTTCGGCGGGGGCACACCGGCGTTGTGGGCGCCCGAGGCCATCGCGCGTGTCGTGAAGGCCGTGGCGCGGGCGTTCGGGCTCTCCGACCAGGCAGTCCAGGCCCTGGAAGTCACCATCGAGGCCAACCCGGGCGAGATCGACGCTTCGGGCCTGGCCGCTTTGCGTCGTGCGGGGGCGAACCGCGTGTCTTTCGGGATCCAGGCCTTCGATGGCGAACTCCTGAATGCACTCGGACGGACCCACTCCGTGGCCCAAGCCCGAGAGGTGGTGGGCTTGGCGCGGCGTGCGGGCTTTGCCCGGGTGGCGTGCGATTTGATGTTCGGGGTGCCTCACCAAACTCCTGCGCTGTGGGCCGAGAGCCTGACCCAGATGGTGGCGCTCGGGCCCGATCACGTCTCCTGCTACGCCTTGACGGTCGAGCCTTTCACCCCGTTCGGGCACCGAGAAAAACGAGGAGAGCTGCGCCGTCCGGATGACGATCAGGTGGCCGACCTCTTCGAGCAAGCCCAGGAGGCGCTCGCGGGGGCCGGTTACCGCCACTACGAGGTCTCGAGCTACGCCCGCCCGGGGGCCGAAGCCGTGCACAACACGCTTTACTGGACCCAGGGCGCCTATCTCGGCCTCGGCTGTGCGGCGGCGTCGTTCCGGCCTCTCGCGGCCGGAGGGGGATTCCGCTTCATCAACCCGCGGGCCACGGAGACCTATCTGCGGGCCGCGGCGTCGATGAACGGCAGGGTGGCCCCTGCCAAGGGGGAGTGGCGACCGCCTGAAGCCCTGGAAGAAGAGGCCGTGTGGCTCGCCCTACGGACCGCCCAGGGGCTCGATCGGAGGCTGCACGCTCTGCGCTTCGGGAGTGATCCCCTGGAATCGCCCGCTCGGGCCCAGGTGGCGGCGGGCCTGGTCTCCGCCGGCTGGCTGACGGTGACCGACCTCGTGGTGGCGCCCACCGCCCGCGGGTTGATGTTCGCCGACGAACTGGCCACCCGTCTTTGGGGGTAA